The following are encoded in a window of Rubellicoccus peritrichatus genomic DNA:
- a CDS encoding phytanoyl-CoA dioxygenase family protein — protein sequence MLSSTFPLISANLELDTSEEAFGVLNSSADILHQPKVLAQRLDEDGYLYIPGFWERDEVRKVRSAIVDRMVEQGLLTADAIQGDIVVAKELQNAFIAEIGMGIPEVKSLLFGQRMMRFWENVFEESALHFDFIWLRAMGLKAYSKPHCDIVYMGRGTRQLYTAWTPFGDIGYDVGGLMLLEGSHKQRDRIKTYLSRDVDSYCQNGPHAEAIEAGEKAWEWDGALSKNPVSLREKFGGRWLSTEFKMGDVIVFGMEMIHASIQNQTDQIRISSDTRYQRSSQPADHRWVGENPIAHGLAGKRGRIC from the coding sequence ATGTTATCATCAACTTTTCCCCTGATTTCAGCTAACCTTGAGCTAGACACTTCTGAAGAAGCGTTTGGTGTTCTGAACTCATCTGCAGATATCCTTCACCAGCCCAAGGTATTAGCCCAGCGTCTGGATGAGGATGGCTACCTCTATATACCGGGTTTTTGGGAGCGCGATGAGGTAAGAAAGGTCAGAAGCGCTATTGTTGATCGCATGGTGGAGCAAGGGCTTCTGACTGCTGATGCGATTCAGGGGGATATCGTTGTCGCGAAGGAACTTCAGAATGCATTTATAGCAGAAATTGGTATGGGAATTCCCGAAGTCAAAAGCCTGTTGTTTGGCCAGCGAATGATGCGTTTTTGGGAAAATGTTTTTGAAGAATCAGCACTCCACTTTGATTTCATTTGGTTACGGGCTATGGGGCTCAAGGCTTATTCAAAGCCACATTGTGACATCGTTTACATGGGACGGGGAACGCGACAGCTTTACACTGCGTGGACGCCATTCGGTGATATTGGTTACGATGTGGGTGGGCTAATGCTTTTGGAAGGCAGCCACAAACAACGTGATCGAATAAAGACTTACCTCAGTCGCGATGTGGATAGCTATTGCCAAAATGGACCTCATGCTGAAGCGATTGAAGCAGGAGAAAAAGCATGGGAATGGGATGGGGCACTCAGCAAAAATCCTGTTTCCTTGCGTGAGAAATTTGGTGGGCGCTGGTTGAGCACTGAGTTTAAAATGGGCGATGTTATTGTTTTTGGCATGGAGATGATCCACGCAAGCATCCAGAATCAGACCGATCAAATCCGCATCTCATCCGATACACGTTACCAGCGCTCCAGCCAGCCTGCTGATCACCGTTGGGTTGGTGAAAATCCAATCGCTCATGGTCTGGCCGGTAAACGAGGCAGGA
- a CDS encoding FAD:protein FMN transferase, with amino-acid sequence MENNTSSVHTFEAEAMNTVFAFRLRHSDREQAQRIAGNGFRLLESLEDELSRFRADSEVTRINQMKAGDSMLLADATYRCLMLAMEATNMTAGLFDVTIGSKTWSQGSVQANGTPLCGKLALSPDRPFLECLEAGRQIDLGGIGKGFALDEIGKHFQELGVESALLSAGASTHLVVGQQAWEMELRGDEDQIKLQLKGQALSSSGIGIQGAHIIDPDTGDSPSYAFKRLWVVCDSAAIADAYSTACMLMREEEIPSFAKACEGEVTLYTEGYFDKVMRKA; translated from the coding sequence ATGGAGAATAATACATCGTCCGTACATACGTTTGAAGCTGAGGCGATGAATACCGTCTTTGCTTTCAGGCTTCGACATTCTGATCGCGAGCAAGCTCAACGCATCGCAGGGAACGGTTTTCGACTTCTCGAAAGCCTTGAAGATGAGCTTAGTCGTTTTCGTGCCGACAGTGAAGTCACTCGGATCAATCAGATGAAAGCCGGAGACTCTATGTTGCTGGCAGACGCCACTTACCGCTGCCTGATGCTTGCAATGGAAGCGACCAATATGACTGCTGGATTGTTCGATGTGACCATCGGCTCAAAGACCTGGTCTCAAGGCTCAGTACAGGCAAATGGGACACCGCTTTGTGGTAAACTGGCATTATCGCCAGATCGTCCTTTCCTGGAATGCCTTGAGGCTGGTCGCCAAATTGATCTTGGCGGCATTGGAAAGGGATTTGCTCTCGACGAAATCGGTAAGCATTTTCAAGAACTTGGTGTGGAGTCTGCCTTACTGAGTGCAGGTGCAAGCACTCATCTCGTGGTTGGGCAACAAGCCTGGGAGATGGAGCTTCGCGGGGATGAGGATCAGATCAAGTTACAACTGAAAGGGCAGGCGCTCAGTTCAAGCGGCATTGGAATTCAAGGAGCTCACATCATTGATCCGGATACTGGAGATTCGCCGTCATATGCTTTCAAGCGTTTGTGGGTAGTATGCGACTCTGCCGCGATCGCCGATGCTTACTCTACCGCATGTATGTTGATGCGAGAGGAGGAGATTCCATCATTTGCCAAAGCCTGCGAGGGGGAAGTCACTCTATATACGGAAGGCTACTTCGATAAAGTAATGCGCAAAGCATGA
- a CDS encoding Gfo/Idh/MocA family oxidoreductase, with protein sequence MNEESSPVTKVESQSLNRFLSRRSFLRHGSMAGAGLVLGAPSILSAQAKNAPSDEIRVGFIGCGKQHQVLWDAMKNIPGLRYVAACDIMRDRVGGTFGRVKSAFGYNINRYLDAEDMLSKEKDLDVVFVATPDFWHAPHTIMALEAGCNVYCEKMMADSLEGARSMVAAMDRSGKLCQIGHQRRSNPRYLYTLNYLINGEQICGQIVNINGQWNRAVSSSQDIEVKPSILPDAKTLRKYGFNNGANGELTLDELRHRFLNWRWYKALSGGPISDLGAHQIDIFNWFMGSQPTSVMASGGNNYFKDREHFDNVMCVFEYDTPQGGARAFYQVLTTTSSGGGYYESFMGTEGTVKISEREAYSNIYREGGVSEAVAEKWDGLVARGILNKGSAGPAATSSDAVASYESAAPEEYLLPGALGKPPHQPHIENFIDSVRGKATLNCDARHALESEAPIYWVNPAAETKQTILFTDDHLHV encoded by the coding sequence ATGAACGAAGAATCCAGCCCGGTTACTAAAGTGGAATCCCAAAGTCTGAATCGATTTCTCAGCAGACGCAGTTTTCTTCGTCATGGTAGCATGGCAGGGGCTGGTCTTGTTCTTGGTGCTCCCAGTATTCTAAGTGCACAGGCAAAGAATGCGCCCTCTGATGAAATCCGTGTCGGATTTATCGGATGTGGTAAGCAGCATCAGGTATTGTGGGATGCGATGAAAAACATTCCCGGTCTTCGCTATGTGGCCGCATGCGATATCATGCGTGACCGTGTCGGAGGGACGTTCGGCCGTGTTAAGAGTGCTTTCGGTTATAACATCAATCGCTATCTCGATGCCGAAGATATGCTTTCGAAGGAGAAGGACCTCGACGTGGTTTTTGTGGCAACACCTGACTTCTGGCATGCTCCTCATACGATCATGGCACTGGAGGCTGGCTGCAATGTCTACTGCGAAAAGATGATGGCGGACTCACTCGAAGGTGCCCGTTCAATGGTGGCAGCGATGGATCGTTCAGGAAAGCTTTGTCAGATTGGTCACCAGCGTCGCAGTAATCCACGTTACCTATACACTTTGAATTATCTGATCAATGGTGAGCAGATTTGCGGTCAGATTGTTAACATTAATGGCCAGTGGAATCGCGCGGTTAGCTCTTCCCAGGATATCGAGGTGAAGCCAAGTATTTTGCCCGATGCCAAGACCCTGCGTAAATACGGCTTTAATAATGGTGCCAATGGTGAGCTGACTCTAGACGAATTACGCCACCGCTTTCTGAACTGGCGTTGGTATAAGGCCTTATCCGGTGGTCCTATTTCTGACCTCGGTGCACACCAGATTGATATTTTTAACTGGTTTATGGGAAGTCAGCCAACATCGGTTATGGCTTCAGGTGGCAACAACTACTTTAAGGATCGTGAGCATTTTGACAATGTTATGTGTGTGTTCGAATATGACACACCTCAGGGTGGGGCACGTGCGTTTTATCAGGTGCTAACCACAACCAGTTCAGGTGGCGGTTACTATGAGTCCTTCATGGGAACCGAAGGCACAGTCAAGATTTCCGAGCGTGAAGCTTATTCGAACATCTACCGTGAGGGCGGTGTTTCCGAGGCAGTTGCAGAAAAATGGGACGGGCTGGTTGCGCGCGGTATTCTTAACAAAGGCAGTGCGGGACCAGCTGCGACAAGTTCGGATGCAGTGGCATCTTATGAGTCTGCTGCACCGGAGGAATACCTGCTGCCAGGAGCGTTGGGCAAACCACCACACCAGCCACATATTGAGAACTTTATTGATTCAGTGAGAGGCAAAGCTACATTGAATTGCGATGCCCGGCATGCCTTAGAATCGGAAGCACCGATATACTGGGTCAACCCAGCCGCAGAAACCAAACAAACTATCCTTTTCACCGACGATCACCTTCACGTATGA
- a CDS encoding AraC family transcriptional regulator: MSNQVIHAFFANVVDKSAPDLKLFLEKLQPGQMLEALFDSIPGAFYFVKNLDGRFITCSLSFAKTMGAKSVEEVIGKNDHDFSAKFLADAFVKDDKRVIETGRSIINRVELVPNENSLDWLSTTKIPLYDKDGSIIGLAGITRKTSDSDELYQDHPEMQKIVAFIRQHYRDKITIADMADAAGISSSTVDRLFRKTFGITPAMYARKIRLNAACRKICETDEDLSTIAIACGFSDQTNMTRAFRSDLKITPNRYRQRFQDQNLKIA; the protein is encoded by the coding sequence TTGTCAAATCAAGTCATCCATGCATTTTTTGCTAATGTTGTGGATAAGAGTGCCCCAGATCTCAAATTATTCCTGGAAAAACTCCAGCCCGGACAAATGCTTGAAGCCCTGTTTGATTCGATTCCAGGCGCCTTTTACTTTGTCAAAAACCTGGACGGCCGCTTCATAACTTGCAGCCTTAGCTTCGCAAAAACAATGGGGGCCAAATCGGTCGAAGAAGTCATTGGTAAGAACGACCATGATTTTTCAGCAAAGTTCCTGGCAGACGCTTTTGTCAAAGATGACAAACGAGTCATCGAAACAGGTCGTTCTATTATTAATCGTGTCGAATTAGTGCCAAATGAGAATTCACTGGATTGGCTATCCACAACAAAGATACCACTTTACGACAAGGATGGCAGCATAATCGGCCTTGCCGGCATAACCCGCAAAACCAGCGACTCGGACGAGCTTTATCAGGATCACCCGGAAATGCAAAAGATTGTGGCATTCATCCGCCAGCATTACCGGGACAAAATTACAATCGCCGACATGGCGGATGCCGCGGGGATATCCAGCAGTACGGTCGACCGTCTTTTTCGGAAAACATTCGGCATAACACCTGCCATGTACGCCCGCAAGATACGCCTGAATGCCGCTTGCCGAAAAATCTGCGAAACCGACGAAGATCTTTCCACCATAGCAATTGCATGCGGATTCAGTGATCAAACCAATATGACACGCGCTTTCCGCTCCGATCTCAAAATAACTCCTAACCGTTACCGTCAAAGATTTCAGGATCAGAACCTAAAAATTGCATAA
- a CDS encoding MFS transporter, producing MAQHNRNDKIVFWGSFIALITTSMAFIIRAILINSGIWPEAFGLDKVQASVLFGAGIWPFAISIILFSLVIDYVGYRFAMFFSFVCYAIFGVLAMMAYGAVSGEVADLAAAQAKAWHYLYWGSVILGLGNGTVEAFINPVVATIFKDEKTKWLNILHAGWPGGLVLGGVLAITLSGIVADDWRILIALMFLPAVIYLIMLFKAKFPVNERVAAGTSYKEMLAEFGVVGAFIAFSLIFAQIGDVLGLSSTITWALIAITVIGYGVYCRSIGNFFLILMVIIMMPLATTELGTDGAISGLMENSMHDAGLNPAWVLVYTSLIMMILRFNAGPVIKALTPLGLLCTCSALAIVGLYLLSFAQGLGFIFLAATVYGVAKTYFWPTMLGVVSEQTPKGGALTINAIAGIGMLFVGIVGGPIIGYIQETSATTAIEEEMPAIVEQITQENSFLLGDYTAINADSLSELPETVESDVNVIRQRESQGALAKIAIFPAFMLVCFIGLLLYFKSKGGYKPKVISQDSH from the coding sequence ATGGCTCAACATAACCGAAACGACAAAATAGTTTTTTGGGGCTCCTTCATAGCCCTTATTACAACATCAATGGCATTCATTATTCGTGCCATTTTGATTAACAGCGGCATCTGGCCCGAAGCCTTTGGCCTTGATAAGGTCCAAGCCAGTGTTTTGTTCGGCGCAGGTATCTGGCCATTCGCAATCAGCATCATTCTGTTCAGCCTGGTGATCGATTATGTCGGCTATCGCTTCGCCATGTTCTTCAGCTTTGTATGCTATGCGATATTTGGCGTACTCGCAATGATGGCCTATGGTGCCGTCAGCGGGGAGGTCGCCGACCTGGCCGCTGCTCAAGCCAAAGCCTGGCATTATCTCTACTGGGGGTCTGTTATACTAGGGCTTGGTAATGGCACGGTTGAAGCCTTCATCAACCCGGTCGTCGCAACGATTTTCAAAGACGAAAAAACCAAATGGCTTAACATACTCCATGCGGGCTGGCCAGGTGGACTGGTTCTCGGAGGTGTGCTCGCAATCACCCTTTCAGGTATCGTTGCAGACGACTGGCGTATTCTTATAGCGCTCATGTTCCTGCCTGCTGTGATCTACCTCATCATGCTCTTTAAAGCAAAGTTTCCGGTTAACGAGCGAGTCGCCGCTGGAACAAGTTATAAGGAGATGTTGGCTGAGTTCGGTGTAGTCGGTGCCTTCATTGCATTTTCACTCATATTTGCTCAAATTGGTGATGTTCTCGGCCTTTCCTCAACCATCACCTGGGCACTTATTGCAATTACAGTAATCGGCTATGGGGTTTATTGCCGATCCATTGGTAACTTTTTCCTGATCCTAATGGTGATCATCATGATGCCACTGGCGACGACGGAGCTCGGCACAGATGGCGCCATCTCCGGCCTGATGGAAAACTCCATGCATGATGCAGGGCTAAATCCTGCCTGGGTGCTTGTCTATACTTCGTTGATAATGATGATACTCCGTTTCAATGCTGGACCAGTCATCAAGGCACTGACTCCACTGGGACTGCTTTGCACCTGCTCGGCCCTGGCAATCGTAGGCTTGTATCTACTATCTTTCGCTCAAGGTCTGGGCTTCATCTTCCTGGCTGCCACCGTTTACGGAGTCGCCAAAACCTACTTCTGGCCAACCATGCTGGGTGTCGTTTCAGAACAAACCCCCAAGGGTGGCGCATTAACAATTAACGCGATTGCCGGCATTGGTATGTTGTTTGTGGGAATCGTTGGCGGTCCTATTATCGGCTATATTCAAGAGACATCTGCCACTACTGCGATCGAAGAAGAAATGCCGGCAATCGTCGAGCAGATCACGCAGGAAAACTCATTTTTGTTAGGTGATTACACAGCGATCAATGCCGACTCATTGTCAGAATTACCCGAAACAGTCGAAAGCGATGTTAACGTCATCCGCCAAAGAGAGAGTCAGGGAGCTTTAGCAAAAATTGCTATTTTTCCTGCATTTATGTTAGTCTGTTTCATCGGCCTGCTGCTTTACTTCAAGAGTAAGGGCGGATACAAACCGAAGGTTATTAGTCAGGACTCGCACTGA
- a CDS encoding ankyrin repeat domain-containing protein, producing MPRLSTLCSIGLMLCITWTVSATTQELPEDASSPRYSTIDEAIARGDADDVKRHIKSNPDSVNQGKNPKLPPLHQAILRKRTEIALILIKADANLNARDSSKRTPLHLTTERNLPEVTSALVKKKANTNLLDSIGWTPLHHAAAKDQIVIAKALLKGGADPNTLSERGGTPLHEGAASGSAEMIELLLRYKFDPNVVSDNGDTALSIAQENGNTSAIQILESVTKK from the coding sequence ATGCCCCGACTATCGACATTATGCAGTATAGGACTGATGCTTTGCATCACATGGACTGTTAGTGCCACAACACAGGAGTTGCCGGAAGATGCATCCTCTCCTCGCTACAGCACCATTGATGAAGCGATTGCCCGAGGCGATGCGGATGATGTAAAGCGTCATATCAAGTCCAACCCCGATTCAGTCAATCAGGGCAAGAATCCGAAGTTGCCACCTTTGCATCAGGCAATCTTGCGCAAGCGGACCGAAATCGCACTTATCCTGATCAAAGCAGATGCAAATCTGAATGCTCGCGATTCCAGCAAGCGCACACCACTGCATCTCACAACGGAACGAAACCTGCCCGAGGTTACTTCTGCACTGGTTAAGAAAAAAGCTAACACGAATCTATTGGATAGTATTGGCTGGACTCCGCTCCACCATGCCGCAGCCAAGGATCAAATAGTTATCGCCAAAGCATTGCTGAAAGGAGGAGCAGATCCGAACACTTTGAGCGAGCGAGGCGGCACCCCTCTGCACGAAGGAGCTGCCAGTGGTAGCGCCGAAATGATTGAGCTGCTGCTACGATATAAATTCGACCCGAATGTTGTCTCTGACAATGGAGACACGGCACTGTCTATTGCCCAAGAAAATGGCAACACAAGTGCCATCCAAATATTAGAATCAGTAACTAAGAAATAG
- a CDS encoding ThuA domain-containing protein, with protein sequence MSQLIAEIDWKPTFNDKPVPADQQESIRKAVPQEPIVEPDEDRKVLVFSATSGFRHGSIPTGKLALELMGESTGAYEAVVSDDPANFEPDALDEFDAVILLNPTQNFFMPNNKQKGEFSKEEWQQLQQRHKRLVDNLIKYLNDGGGIVGIHAATDACYGHAEYGEAMGGYFAGHPWGGGNNVTIVVEDPDHAINKAAFDGLEDFQLREEIYQFSEKPYSRNNLRILLNLDPERSDPVGGKKRMDDDYAVSWVHQVGDGRLFYSSIGHNHHIYWNPMILKHYLAGIQFATGDLEADTTPSGNPKPKIWKPLSAWKGLPNWSEENGTNAFKVNRGIIAYNLQNAKANAFLASNQEYGNFILEFQVKAKTPRSGVQIRAETKNYGMNKRINGYAIKSGDNFSKDRWNSYRIEAKGSTIQTWLNGKLIDETNKISHAKGLICLQAEHNGKPGGAIEWRSIRINVLD encoded by the coding sequence ATGTCCCAGCTTATTGCGGAAATCGATTGGAAGCCTACCTTCAACGACAAACCAGTTCCTGCAGATCAACAGGAATCGATCCGCAAAGCTGTCCCTCAGGAACCAATCGTTGAACCAGATGAAGACCGAAAAGTTCTTGTTTTCAGTGCCACCAGTGGATTCCGCCACGGGTCGATCCCAACAGGCAAACTCGCTCTTGAACTGATGGGCGAATCCACTGGCGCTTATGAAGCGGTAGTCAGTGATGATCCTGCCAATTTCGAACCAGACGCACTTGATGAATTTGACGCAGTAATTTTGCTCAATCCCACGCAAAATTTCTTTATGCCGAACAACAAGCAGAAAGGTGAATTCAGCAAGGAGGAGTGGCAACAGCTGCAGCAAAGACATAAGCGACTCGTTGATAATCTCATAAAGTATCTGAATGACGGAGGTGGCATTGTTGGCATTCATGCAGCAACAGATGCCTGCTATGGTCATGCTGAGTATGGAGAAGCAATGGGGGGATACTTTGCTGGTCATCCATGGGGTGGTGGTAACAATGTGACTATCGTCGTTGAAGATCCGGATCATGCGATCAACAAAGCCGCCTTTGACGGCCTCGAAGACTTTCAGTTACGCGAAGAAATTTATCAGTTTAGTGAAAAACCCTATTCACGAAATAATCTTCGCATCTTGCTCAATCTGGATCCAGAACGTAGTGACCCAGTCGGAGGCAAGAAGCGAATGGATGACGACTATGCCGTTTCCTGGGTTCACCAAGTTGGTGACGGGCGCCTCTTCTATTCTTCAATTGGTCACAACCATCACATCTATTGGAATCCAATGATTTTAAAACACTACCTTGCGGGCATTCAGTTCGCAACTGGTGACCTGGAAGCCGACACCACTCCAAGCGGAAATCCCAAACCTAAAATCTGGAAACCGCTGAGCGCATGGAAGGGGCTGCCAAACTGGTCGGAAGAAAATGGAACGAATGCCTTTAAGGTCAATAGAGGCATCATCGCCTACAATCTTCAAAACGCAAAAGCCAACGCTTTCCTGGCTTCCAATCAAGAATACGGGAACTTCATACTGGAATTTCAGGTCAAAGCTAAAACACCTCGATCCGGTGTTCAAATCCGCGCGGAAACCAAAAATTATGGCATGAACAAACGTATTAATGGCTATGCAATAAAAAGTGGTGATAACTTTTCGAAGGATAGATGGAATTCCTACCGCATCGAGGCAAAAGGCTCCACGATACAAACTTGGCTCAATGGAAAACTCATCGATGAGACCAATAAGATTTCTCACGCCAAAGGACTCATCTGCCTTCAGGCAGAACATAATGGCAAACCAGGCGGTGCCATCGAATGGCGGAGTATCCGCATCAACGTATTAGATTAA
- a CDS encoding Gfo/Idh/MocA family oxidoreductase gives MKNKPSNTRRNFIKNGATLGAALFGAPMILRAETLGLNGRTSPNSKIGMAFIGMGLQMKGHLGMAWNDDVEPLYVCDVKPNKLAAALKEMQNRGFKEIQATPFSEDIMSDDAVDAVVVCTPDHWHAALSIDAMRNAKDVYVEKPMTLTIEEGKAMVEAEKRYGRVLQVGSQQRSNYAFRKAAEMVRNGWIGEVKEIYAGLGSFPPPRLHAPEAIPEGFDYDRWLGPAPYEDYFPYRVEGNYGGGWRCYWDYGSRKAGDWGAHHYDIIQWALGMDNSGPTYFVPKGHSGSPHNYFVYEEGPKVVRDHPDRKGFMIRFIGTEGEVMVSRDNKLSTTPTELASRPLSPNDERLYVSNGHSKNWIDCIKSRKTPICSAEIGHRSATVCQLTGIAERLNRPIRWDPVTEQIIDDPEAQRWQDRVRRAGYELPA, from the coding sequence ATGAAAAACAAACCAAGCAATACTCGTCGTAACTTTATCAAGAACGGCGCGACCCTGGGAGCAGCACTATTTGGAGCCCCCATGATTCTTCGAGCCGAGACACTCGGGCTTAACGGAAGAACCAGTCCCAACAGCAAAATCGGTATGGCATTCATCGGCATGGGCCTGCAAATGAAGGGCCATCTCGGAATGGCATGGAATGATGATGTCGAGCCACTCTATGTCTGTGATGTAAAGCCCAATAAACTAGCTGCTGCCCTCAAAGAAATGCAGAACCGCGGCTTTAAAGAAATCCAGGCGACACCGTTTTCTGAAGACATCATGAGCGATGATGCTGTGGATGCAGTTGTTGTTTGTACTCCGGACCACTGGCATGCTGCACTTTCAATTGACGCGATGCGCAACGCAAAGGATGTCTACGTTGAAAAGCCAATGACACTGACCATCGAAGAAGGTAAGGCGATGGTTGAAGCTGAAAAGCGATATGGTCGCGTTCTGCAAGTAGGCTCGCAGCAGCGTTCCAATTATGCGTTCCGTAAAGCTGCCGAAATGGTTCGAAATGGCTGGATCGGCGAGGTTAAGGAAATCTATGCGGGTTTAGGTAGTTTCCCTCCCCCACGCCTGCATGCACCTGAAGCGATTCCCGAAGGTTTTGACTACGACAGATGGCTTGGGCCTGCTCCATACGAGGATTATTTCCCTTATCGAGTTGAAGGCAACTATGGTGGCGGTTGGCGCTGCTATTGGGACTATGGTTCACGCAAAGCCGGAGACTGGGGCGCTCACCATTACGACATTATCCAATGGGCACTAGGCATGGACAATAGCGGACCAACGTATTTTGTCCCCAAAGGCCACTCAGGATCACCTCACAACTATTTCGTTTATGAAGAAGGCCCCAAGGTGGTGCGTGACCATCCGGACAGAAAAGGCTTTATGATTCGTTTTATTGGTACAGAAGGCGAAGTCATGGTCAGCCGTGACAATAAACTTTCTACCACACCTACGGAGCTCGCCAGTCGTCCATTGAGTCCGAATGACGAACGCCTCTATGTCTCGAACGGTCATTCTAAAAACTGGATAGATTGCATCAAGAGCCGGAAGACCCCAATCTGCTCAGCAGAGATTGGTCACCGTTCAGCAACGGTTTGTCAATTGACAGGGATCGCCGAGCGTCTGAATCGTCCTATACGCTGGGACCCTGTAACCGAACAGATAATCGACGACCCTGAAGCCCAACGCTGGCAAGATCGTGTAAGGCGCGCTGGCTATGAACTGCCAGCCTAA
- a CDS encoding HEAT repeat domain-containing protein: MNKKTISLLVAFAFACNAFAVDVAEIVKQLDSNDYKARMVAREELKNAMATASSPGTDPTELVSLQGEVINYLGSFQPQSTRLWMIRMLELFGNEDAAEPLNRLLNDSDDTVNDAARKALGAIPGSQATKYLEAALSSAPIDQKSEYINALVYRGDEASAKTIAVWLTSKDESLAIQAAQGLGKLGTVEAIPLLLSTSKTATPAAKIVMEGALLDIGVDADTAYQLAGTGANASIRAGAFAELTKQDSVRAMKALSAIRNDPAFLGRPAILREAMAIGPEAMQLSLVSDLPNMTFEDQVVILGAISDYSLTQFEPQVIALLAGASGNLQKAVISTLGVIGGDQSYDPIYQAYLASPSDKNITYAFASLKAPSTDAQLLETVKSGDVSGQVAALKILQLRNTPGVMELTNQFASPDNDDQLRQTAFKSMEKIGNVESARIMLSLIENNDPLTRQIQGSLKKLSVRLEEPDYLWEEIYSPALENAEDDKTRENIIIILDGVAGKESLNYVKGLIADDSSSLRPIALRSLQRWPNIDAGQIWFGMMTADGVSDSDFATAQKGLKRVLTSSSVKGPEDQRVKLAAEVIQNDSSSTEFKETILSGFKKPKWNQKKHIKKHFQPLLEDQEIAVTVQSIIDKC; encoded by the coding sequence ATGAATAAGAAAACCATATCTTTACTCGTAGCATTTGCGTTCGCTTGCAACGCATTCGCAGTCGATGTAGCCGAAATTGTAAAACAGCTCGATTCCAACGACTATAAAGCACGCATGGTAGCCCGCGAGGAATTAAAGAATGCCATGGCCACCGCTTCCAGTCCCGGGACCGACCCCACCGAACTTGTAAGCCTACAAGGAGAGGTGATCAATTACCTTGGTTCATTTCAGCCTCAATCGACCAGACTTTGGATGATCCGTATGCTGGAACTTTTTGGCAATGAAGATGCGGCAGAGCCACTTAACAGACTTCTAAATGATTCAGATGATACGGTAAATGACGCCGCCCGCAAAGCACTAGGCGCTATTCCCGGCAGCCAGGCAACCAAATATCTGGAAGCCGCATTGTCCAGTGCTCCAATAGATCAAAAAAGTGAGTATATTAATGCGTTGGTCTACAGAGGGGATGAGGCTTCCGCTAAAACCATCGCTGTCTGGCTGACCTCCAAAGATGAAAGCCTGGCTATCCAGGCCGCTCAGGGACTGGGTAAATTAGGTACAGTTGAAGCAATTCCCCTGCTCCTCTCGACTAGCAAAACAGCTACTCCGGCTGCAAAGATTGTCATGGAAGGAGCCCTCCTTGACATTGGCGTAGATGCCGACACGGCTTATCAATTGGCAGGCACAGGAGCCAATGCATCCATTCGTGCCGGTGCGTTTGCCGAACTCACAAAACAGGATAGCGTGCGTGCGATGAAAGCACTGTCTGCCATCCGCAACGATCCTGCTTTTCTTGGTCGACCAGCGATACTGCGTGAAGCAATGGCGATTGGGCCTGAAGCCATGCAATTGAGTTTGGTTTCAGACCTACCAAACATGACTTTTGAAGATCAGGTTGTTATTCTTGGGGCAATTTCCGACTACTCTTTAACGCAATTCGAGCCACAAGTGATCGCATTGCTGGCGGGTGCAAGTGGAAACCTTCAGAAGGCAGTCATAAGCACACTGGGAGTAATTGGAGGCGACCAAAGCTACGACCCAATCTATCAAGCTTACCTTGCTTCTCCCAGCGATAAGAACATTACTTATGCATTTGCTAGCTTAAAAGCCCCATCGACAGATGCGCAATTACTTGAAACGGTAAAAAGTGGCGACGTTAGCGGTCAGGTCGCCGCATTAAAAATCCTCCAGCTTCGTAACACTCCTGGTGTGATGGAATTGACCAACCAATTTGCTAGCCCAGACAACGATGATCAACTCCGCCAGACAGCTTTCAAATCGATGGAAAAAATCGGTAATGTCGAAAGTGCCCGTATTATGCTGTCCTTAATTGAGAACAACGATCCGCTTACGCGCCAGATACAGGGTAGTCTGAAAAAATTGTCAGTCAGGTTGGAAGAACCCGATTACTTGTGGGAAGAAATCTACTCGCCAGCACTGGAAAATGCAGAGGATGACAAAACCCGGGAGAACATCATCATAATCCTTGATGGCGTAGCTGGTAAAGAATCACTGAACTACGTTAAAGGGCTGATCGCAGATGATTCATCTTCATTGCGGCCAATTGCATTGCGCTCACTCCAGCGCTGGCCAAATATTGATGCCGGCCAGATTTGGTTTGGCATGATGACAGCAGACGGTGTTTCCGACTCTGATTTTGCAACGGCTCAAAAAGGGCTAAAGCGGGTTTTAACCAGCAGCAGCGTCAAAGGTCCCGAAGATCAACGAGTAAAACTCGCAGCTGAGGTCATACAGAACGACTCTTCATCCACTGAGTTCAAAGAAACAATCCTCAGCGGATTCAAAAAACCAAAGTGGAACCAAAAGAAGCACATTAAGAAGCACTTTCAACCACTTTTGGAAGACCAGGAAATAGCTGTAACTGTCCAAAGTATCATTGATAAATGCTAA